GGATAGAAGTCCACCTCCCCAACAACTACGTCAAGCTGCGAGCCGGTCGCGACAACACCATGCACGTGGACAGAATTAAAGGTCAGGTATTCAAGGAGATAGTCACGTGGGAGGTGAACTCCCAGATCGAGGTCAGCCCGGGATGGAAGGCCAAAGCGGAGCTCTTGGCGCAAGAGGACTGCCACAGGATCGATTTCGAGGTCAGGACGAGCCTGTCGGTGAAGAAGGACAAGCTGCCGGTGACCTTCAAGCGGAAAGCAGACGACTCCGTGGCCTACGTGGTCGAGGTGGACGACTTCTGCGACGCGTTCCGATCGGCGGACGATGGCGGCCAGCTGGCGGAGACGGAGATGGACGTGGTGCAGGTTCTCATGGAGACGACGATCGACGAGCAGGGCAACGAGAACAGCTTCACCACCATCCAGCTGATCACCCGCGGCGTCTGCACCAGCGTCGCCTGGTCCGACCAGAAGGTGGACATCAAAACATCGCCCCTAAAATCCAGCGAGATCGTCATGGGGAGAGATGTGTTTCTCGATCAAAACGGACTGCCAAGCCATGCCTAGTCTTAATGAGTGAGAGAAAACTTTCATCTGACGTGGGTCATCATTGTAGTCAAAGTCTTGTTGAGTACGGTAAGGAAAACCTGCTCTGACATCGGTCTTCCTTGTAGTCAAAGTTACATTGTCTCGAAATACGTTTTTGATTGCTTGACATGCTAAACTGTCTGGGCACGTTTGTATGAAAGACCCTCTGTTGGATTAATGTTCAAATGGGTAAACTGGTGGTTGTCAAGCTGCAATGCTGTAAGAGAACTAACAGATGAGACAATGCAAGTTATTTATTCATGACATTACTGGATGTATTAAGGAGGCTGTGGTTATCTGGCTATCATTACGTTGTTCTGTACCTAGCCACTCCGCTGAACcagtataattattttaatagcgCACCTTCAAGTTGAGTCATCTTTTTACGATGGGCAGcattattgtaatgtttttactCTCGTTATCCACTTATTTTGAACAATTGTTTGTTACTCAATTATTACTTTCTGTTAATGGTTATCTGTGGCACACAGGCACATATGCatataaagacagacagaccggCAGGCGAATAGAcaatatgcatacatgtatacagagtTTTACACAAAGACATACGAATCACGATGATAACCACAACTATCAAGGGGAGCTGCATGGCCACACGATTTGTTAAAAATCTGCttccatttatttattctttattttattttatttttttctacgTCAGTTATAATATTAAACCATTTCTGTTTCTTGCACTTCATTTTATACTTACCATCTTTCCATTTGCGAAATCAAAGATGATTGTTTTAGCgggaggtggaggtggtggttaGTAATAATTATACCTGTTTGTGTGGTGTATTACTTTACTATAGAACGCTAAAAGAAGATCAGATTGTTACATTTAATACCTTAAAACACAACAGCTCAAACGACGccatatcattctggcacagaAGTTGTTCCATCAGGATTATGATGTCCAGGGACTCCTGAGGgaattcaaaaatatttatggtagacatttgaaggctatatctactaaatacgatgcatcacAGACCAAAATGATGACTGGTGTCATTCCATATTTTGAATGTGTGCATACTATTCCATCTTTTTGGAGAAACTCTTGCACGTTTTTgttcatcgttttagatgaagtaaCAAACTTTTACAGCTgaggtggcagtactcatgacagGTGCCACCGGTGAGGCAGGATTTTCTCAgatttcgcgaacacctgatatcatcattgttttgacagtgattcatgagtgcatgtcaacACAGCTATGTTTATTCCAGtaagctctgtcctgtgctagttttgattcagtaaactagtctgggactGGCTGTCCTCTTTCTGGCGGTCCAATAACGCACTGGCTAGAGTAAGAAACGGGCGGGatatagaccagtggtaaaacgctcgctcgatgcgcggtcggtctggaatagATCCTGttggtgcaccacgactggtatatcaaaggtcgggccactgtctgtgggatggtgcatataaaagacgtcttgctactaatgggaaaatgtagagggtttcctctctgagactatgtcagaattaccaaatgtttgacgtccaatagccgatgattaataaatcaatgtgctcttgtgacgtcgttaaacaaaacaaacttgttgttattaagctgctacaagtGACTATACGACAAATGTTAGTGTGGTGCCTAAAAGCTGGGCTCCGTTGCATATAGCTTTTGCTGTAAGCACCCATTAACGATTTTAACGAGTTAACTGGTTCCAGACAgggaaatttcaaaattttaaaaaccagacAACATTTTAGCAACATTTAAACTTGTAACGCCACGAGGTGCTAGCGTGAATTGAAGGTAAGGCTGGTCTACACGATCAAAGCAAAACAGAGATGTTGAAATACATATTTGCATTTATTTTGTACACATTCCTCTGGACCCACTCTTGTACGTAAATACGACTTTGGACGTCTagctgttttgttttacttactTTCAAGTAAGTTATTCGTACAATTTTGTTACGTGGGGTTTTCAaatccttctcagtagacccatttgcagtttggtctattttccgttccaactgGTGACatacaactggttcatcaaaggccgtggtatgggctGTCcggtgtgggaaagtgcatataaaagaccacgTGGTGcttattggaaagagtagcttatgtgacggcagcggctttcctctaaagacatatgtcagaatgaccatatgtttacaTGGGATGGCAATCTGGGGGCTATAAGGAATTTGAGGCATGCTCCCTCAACAAAAGTTTGACTTTAGGCGTTCTAATACAGTATTCCTAGCCAGAGAACAATAACGGGGGAAATGCGGGCGAGAGGGCATTGGTCCCGCCTCCTCCCGCGTTCTGCACccgtaacattttcttttcaaatctGATGGTTTCAAAAAATTATGACCACATGAACTATATATTTATCAGAATTCCTTTATGGTTTCCGTGgacgcttaaagggacattcctgagtttgccgcacttttaaagatgttatcgaccaacaaagactttttaacgattgtatttacatatcaaatatatttttctgcataaaatattagtggctgtatattaaatgtgtttctggtcgttctaatatttgtactaggttaaatttcattttatttccaaaaatataattttttcatacgtacgaaattatttgaagacaaaatccagtttgggcttcttacaaatattaagacgaccagaaacatattgaatatacagacaccggtattctaaacaagaatctatatttaatatgtacgtttaatagtagaactattttattagtcggaaccatcttacaatgcagcaaactttggaatgtccctttaaaataatgttttaataatactgatAGACACGGTGTAAATACCAGCCTCAATAGGCCTAAAATGTTATATCTttagaaaatgtataaaaagcAGTACAGTCAACTCTACGACTCCTCTGGTGACCACAATTAAAGACAGAACAAATGCTGCAATAGTTATGCAGGTGGCGCTACAGACTGCAAAGGGGTCTATTTCTCTGTCCAGAATAATTCTGCCATTGTCACTTTTACGTCACATGATGAAATGTAGATATTCCATTGGATACCGGTAGATATCAGTTGTATAGCGTCGTGTAAACCGTTCACACTACACGACGCGACAGTCGCGTCGCGTCGTAGACCCGTTCACACTATATAGTAGAGTCAATATATGGTTTGACCCTCAAAAAATTGCTACAAAaggttttttggtggttttaggTTTGTTGAGTTgtacataataacatataaaaaaatctattAAAATCATCCAATCAGAAAGTAGGAAAATTAGGTcaaatccaatatggcggatATATAAACTTTTTGGGCTTTTTATCTC
The sequence above is drawn from the Gigantopelta aegis isolate Gae_Host chromosome 6, Gae_host_genome, whole genome shotgun sequence genome and encodes:
- the LOC121374358 gene encoding uncharacterized protein LOC121374358 encodes the protein MTTGKVLELERVIGKHAWKLLEKRSGFFRKLFLNEADYYAVVDWKSLDLEHNIMKFSQRPLGKTFDTAWGQVTTGSKWVPLYSCDYENDTETKQVHTFRGQRETTTWVAVELNQCYTVDNEVGIEVHLPNNYVKLRAGRDNTMHVDRIKGQVFKEIVTWEVNSQIEVSPGWKAKAELLAQEDCHRIDFEVRTSLSVKKDKLPVTFKRKADDSVAYVVEVDDFCDAFRSADDGGQLAETEMDVVQVLMETTIDEQGNENSFTTIQLITRGVCTSVAWSDQKVDIKTSPLKSSEIVMGRDVFLDQNGLPSHA